The nucleotide window TGGCCAAGTGTAAGCACAACAGGTTCCGGTTTCATCAACAATCACACATCCTACCTGTGCCAGCACTTCTGATCTGAAGGTCCCATCTCTGTCCATCAGTTCTCCCTGGAAGGACACAGTAGCAGAAGGGGCTGTATAATTTGAAAAAAAGGATTGTGTAAAAAAACTAGAAGTCTGGGACCGTGAGGAATTCAGGCTACTTGAGTCCAGGTCATCCCCTGAGCCTAGTCCACGATGGCACAGTACTAGATCTACCAAGTCTTCCTTCTCACGGCAAGTGTCAGTTGGTATGTTTCTTAGGAGGAGATACTGCCGAAGGTCCTTCACTTTTAGTCGCATCAACTGAGGGCGCTGGAAGGCCGTCTCTTGTAGCAGATGACAAGTAGAACATCTGCGGAGGTTTTCTTGTGAGACTGAGCAAAGGGAGCAAAAGTCCTTCTTGCAGTCATAGCAGACATGCTGAAGACAGAGCAGAGGACACACACATAAGCCATTATGAAAACACCCTCTTCTTTGCCTTGTATTAAAACTGAAGCCCTGGTTTATGTGAAGTCCCTAAGGCACCGGCCTATTTTCAAAAAACGAGTCACTGCTAGGGCAGCTTAGATTCACATAACTTCAAATACAGCactttaagaaaaatatatacTCTTGTGTTAATGAATTAAAACATTTCCACCCCTCGGCACAAACATATAATTAGCAGAATAGAGCTGACTTGAACCACATGGAACAGAGAGTACAACCACAATCACTCCTGTTCTTTTCCTATGTGAGCAATTTCCACAGCCAAAAGGGGGGAAAAgcttaatacaaaataaataaataaaggaaaccaACCTCTCCAACTCAACCCAAGGTCACAGAAGACCCCACTAGCACAGAAATCTGTAGACAGCATGGCCCTAATTACACTCTAAGCCATGTTAGAAGAGAATGTTCACCAGGCGTAgaggcacacacctctaatcccagcactcagggaggcagaggtggatctctttgttcaaggccagcctgctctaaaagaaaaaaaaaaaaaacaacaaacaaaaaagaaaacaaaaaaaaaaaaaagaaaggttaaaaaaacaaaaacaaacaaaaaaacccaccagggctagagatggctctgttgttaaaaacactggctattcttctagaggacccaaattcagtagACAATGAATTGACACAAATGCCATAGCTCTAGCTCTAGGCTATCTaatgttctctggcctctacacacacatgcCTTAGCCACTCAGagtcacacacacataaccaaaaaaaaaacaagtaaaggTGATCAGAAAACTGGAACCAGCTCAGGTTAACAATGATTCCTGCTCTTCCTGATAgcctgtgtttggttcccagcatccaggcTGAACATTTCAAAgttactgcctgtaactccaaatCCAGAGGATATAACACCATCTTTTGGCTTCTGAAGGCACCTAAATACAAGTGgcatacacactttttttttttttttaagactacgGTCAGGAGGCAGGGATGATGTCTCCTGCTATAATCTCAAGTTCTTGAAAGGCTGACACAGAAGGACAGCTGGGAGTTTGAAGGCAACCTATGATACgcttagaaaaataaagaacaaaatccttagaaatacaaaaagaataatgAAAGAACATAGTCAAGGATAGGCTAAAGAGCTGTGCGGGGACAGGGAGTAAGAAATGACACTTTCTAGCAGGCATAGTAAGGCTTTATGCTTCATCACCAGCTctgcaggaaaacaaacaaacaagcaaaaacaattCTTTTAAGACATGGTACCTTGCTAAAATAGAAGATCACTGAACAAAACTGACCAGCAATTCATTCTCTTGCTTCAGAAAAAAGTGTCATCAGGAATGAGGCTTCAGAAGCAAAGACCGTTGCACCACAGAAAAAGCAGCAAAGACTACTCAGAAAATGCAACACAACTAGAATCTTACTGCACCGTTTTCCAACTGGGACTAACTTTTCACTATTTTTATTAAATGAATTGTCTATTTACCATAACCCACTAGCAAAAATTATGATTTAGCCAGGCCCATATTATGGAACACACCTTTGATCACAGCACTTaggaaggaaaggcaggcagatctctgtgaattcaaggccagactggtctacacagtgaccCCAAgatagccaggtctacatagaaaaaccctgtcttgaaaaaccaaatctataacaagtacatatatatatatacacacacacacatatatacacacacacacatatatatgtaatttatatatttatatatatacacataatacatttatatatacatacacacacacacacatatatatatataaaattgatCTACATCTTTTCTTCTCCATGTGTTATACATATCAGTATTTCATCCAACTCACCTTCTTTCTAAAGACTGAAAATGAAAGTCCACAGGCTTTGCAAACTATATTGGGCCCTTCAGTAGCTGCTGGTGGGTAGGTGGGAAAGTCAGAACTTGGTGTAAATCTGAATGGGCCAGTGCCTCCTGGAAATCCCGCCTGCTGGCCTCTGACAGCTCCAGTTCCCATGACTTCATTCAGCAGCCCACAGCATGAAGCCCACATAGAAGTAGCACCcgcctgaaaacaaacaaacaaaaaaaaaaaaaaaccacataagtGCCACCATTTAAAGCCAAAcagaggggcctggagagatggttcagggattATAAACGCTGGCTTCTCTTCCACAAGACatgggtttgactcccagcacccacaggttgCTTACAACCATTCTAGTCACAGAgaatctgatgctgtcttctggcctcctagaagactaggcacacatgtggtatatggATATACATACAAGAACAACATCCAAACATAGAAAATAAGCCAagagtggtggcgcacgcctttaattccaacactcaggaggcagaggcaagcagatctctgagagttggTATCTCTCTGTATATCAACTTACTgatatagagtgagttccaggactgccagagctttgtagagagaccctgcctaaaatagatagatagatgggtagatgggtgggtgggtgggcagACAGATGAATAAAAGCCAAGTAGAACATGACACATTTCAGAGGTAAGTTTACTTTAACCTGAGATCACAAGACAAGGAAGTGTATCATCAACACAATGCTATATAAATAAGCTTCAAATTCAGGAGCAGGTAAAGATAAATATTCCAAATTCCTAAAAGTCTGAAACACTTCTGTTTCTAAGCATCCCCAATAAGAGATATTGAAGTTAGCAAAATTTCAAGTCATTTAGAAAGATAATTTTAGCCAGgtgtaatggcacatgcctttaatcccagcactcgggaggcaaaggcaggtggatctctgagtgcaaggccatcctggtctaccacagccagggctctgttacacagagaaaccctgtttcaaaaaaacaaaacagcaacaacaacaacaaaaatcaaaagaaaaaaattgggaGCAGAGCgtaagtaaaatgaaaaaaaaaattactgaagcGAAACAGTAGAGGTATACCCCTGACATTGAGAAAGTATATTAGGTGAGCACATGGCTAAGATGTTGCCAAGGCTCCTGTTCCAGAATCTTGAGGGCTGCTTTCCTTCCAAAAATTATGAGCAGGAAGAAGGAAATCTTCGATCAGACCCAAAAGTCTTGGCCTTGTAAATGCTGGCTAAGTATCAGAATCacttgaaagttaaaaaaattttattgccCAAACTGTTCTCTAGAGAAGGCTCCATTatttaaagacttttaaaattatatttgtttatctGTATATTCCATAGTGTTTGCATAGCATTTGGAGGACACCTTGGGAGTTGACTCTCTCCTACTATGCGGGTCCCagtgactgaactcaggttgtcaggcttgagtAATTTTTAAGGCTTTGTGGTGAGTCTAATATGCATAGAACCACAGTCTGGTTCAGTTTTACAGATCAAGGCAATTACTTAGCAAGTGGCAGAGCAGCCATAGAGGTGGAGAACTAGAACCACTTGCTTCCAAGGACTGGGGAGGTCAGATCACTAAAGAAATCACGTCAGCTCTGGGTCTCAGAACACACAGGGCTTACTACACAAGTGGAAAttatgtttttcatatactcTAGATGGAAAAGAAGGATATCCTAGACAGGACTAGTGAGTGCATACAGACCTGTTGGAAAAGTGCAGATGCtgttctcagagaagggagcatTGTGGATTTACCCATCCTATGCTAAAAAGAATGTTCTCTTGGTGCAAGAGAACTATTTTCGTATTGGCCATGTTTGACCAAAACTCACAAATCCTAATGAGGCTGCACCCTAGATTTTCcactgtgttttctttccttctgctatGGTCTGTAGCTGAAAATAGTAATACGGATCTGCATTGTATTAAGTAGGGTTATAGCAACACATTTTTGCCTGGGAAGCTATTGGgattttttggggttttttttatctttttttttcaagatttattatttattttatgtatgtgagtgctttatttgcatgcacacctgcttgccagaaaagggcaccagatcatgtaatagatggttgtgagtcatcatgtggttgctgggaattgaactcaggacctctggaagagtagtcagtggtcttaatctctgagccatcactccagccccaatttttttggtttttattaaagcagtctttctctcttctcagttTGTGTGAGCGTGTGCTTGTTTACTGGCCAAAGAAAACTTTGGGGGTTGTTCCTCTCTCTgggtggtgatttgaataagtgTAAGACCCatatcatatatttgaatacttggtcagcAGGGAACGGCATTACATTatggggtttcaaaagccatgCCAAGttcatagtctctctctctctttttgcctATGGATCAGGATTTAGCTCTCAGGTTCTTCTCCAgcatctgcctgcatgccaccatgctcgccaccatgctgataatggactaaaactgTAAACCAGCCTCCAGtgaagtgctttcttttataagagttgctgtggtcatggtgtctcttcacagcaataaaacagtgactaagacactttGTGACCTCAACATTGCCAAGAAGGCgaggctgactggccagcaagctccagggatctacctgtctccttccaagtgctaggataacAGATTCACCACATAGTCAAGTTATTTaatcttttgagacaaggcccaAGCTGTTCTCAATTTACTATATAGACAAGAATGATGTTGAGCTCCCAATCCTCTTGCTTCTACTTCCCAGTTGCTGAGATTATAGGATTGTCCCAtgtcctcacctttttttttggggggggggttcttgGGGTAGAAATGTAGGTTCTTGTGCTTGTAGGCAAGCATTTTAcgaactgagctatctccctagctCTCAGTGttcttctgattattttctttttggaggATCCAAAGgaaatttctgttctttcattggggCTGTATTGTTATTATTGTCTCTAACAATGGTATCTACCTAGAAACTGTACatgttttctcaaacaggtcctCTGTTCCCTCCACTAGAActatatgatttattttttgatttttttgttgtgtatattttggcacatatatatgtattcagaagccagaggttgacattggtTGTTGATAGCTCTCCACCGAAAAAATCCCCCCTTCCccacagacagggtttctctgtgtagctcaggctatcctggaactccctccataggccaggctggccttgacctcgaATAgctccgcctgcccctgcctcccaggtgctgggactaaagctaTTCACCGTGACacctggcttccttccttctttctttcttttaaagattgaAACTATTAGCGTTTAAAAGAACTTTGCCAGGTATGTGGTGATGtacaactttaatcctagcactcagaaggcagagagacaactTTCTATGAATTGAtagctagcctggtctgcaaatagctagttccaggcaagccagaaTTACACAGTGAGAGgttgtcacacacacaaaaagcaataaataaaataaaataaaaaagtttcaaTTAGGAGAACATTCTTTGGGCCGGACATGGtagcatacatctttaatctcaggaggcagaggaaggggaacCTCTGAATTCAAGGtgtctggtctatatagtgacCAAGGGCAGCAAGgactagataaagaaaacatATCTCAAAGAAGTTGGGCGTGGGGGAGCGTGAGTACAAGCTTCCTTTGAAAGACGGGTGATAAATCTTTTTTCTTAAGTGAGCAATCACTGTTAGTCTGGCTTTCAGGCTTTTGCGTATGAGCAAATTATGGCTCTAGAGTGTAAGACAGGGGCTAATTATTTTAGTGGCTATTGAAAGTAGCACTATCTTGAGAATTGCAGATGTAAAGCCATATATTGCTTAAGTCAGTAGCGAAGGTCCTAAGATGGTTGAACCTTGTATACCACCTTCCCTTTCCTCGTCACTTGAACTTCTGGATAGTGAGAATAGCACTGTCATCATTAGCACTCCAAGTTGCCTTTTTAATCTAGCTAGCTAtttattcgtttatttattttgggttttttttgttttttgttttttgttttttttcttcaaaacagaatttctctgtgtaccctttgctgtcctggactctatttgtagaccaggctggcctcaaactcagagcaatctgcatgcctttgcctcctgagtgctgggattacagttgtgtgctacagcacccagctttttatttttatttttttaagttgttgaGCAAATAAcatttgacagaaaaaaaaatatggaacttTGGTATTGGTGCCATTTTAGCTAATACCTTAGGCACTTTGACTTCTGTTACCTATCACTTGATGGGAGCCTGGCTCTTGTTTCGATTTTTCAAGAGACAGGGGTTCTCTATGTAGTCCTCactgccttggaactcactctgtagaccaactgaccttgaactcaagagatctgcctgcctcttagtgctgggattcaggTTGTGCATCATCAGCCTGAAGCTACTCTCAACTTTTATTTCCCAATGAACTTCTCTGTTTTCATGTGTGAAATCTCCAACACTGAGAAAACAGTCACTAATGGTCCAAACTGTCAAAATCAGCCActgttaaatattatttttaggtCAGCAAGACAGCTCAGAGGGTAAAAGCATTTGCCTCATACATTTGATAACCTGTGTTTGATCCCCTAAACCCAGGTAAAGATGGAAGAGGACCAGGTCTACAGAAGTTGACTTCAAATCTCCACACACTGAGCACGCTGGCTCACATTCTTTCCCTCCTAGCCCCGACATGCTCACACCTTTAATTATAACATTTACAAGACTGGCAGGCAGATCtaagagttcaaaaccagcctggtctacccagcaaggttccaggccaaccaaggaTCCATTGTAAGGCACTAcctcaaaactaaaacaaacaccTACTTTTGTCCTTCACTTTCAATTTGAGgtttggaaagatggctcactggtCAAGAAACTGAAggttcttccagatgacctgaactcaattcccatcacccacaaggcagctaacaaccatctgtgtatctctctctctctctctcacacacacacacacacacacacacacacacattttatttacttggactcaaactcagagatatgcttGCTTCTTGCTCCCATGTTCTGAGAAATAATTCACGACACCATCTattaaggaaggaaaggaggaaaaggaaagagcttGGAGTTgggagagatagttcagcagttaaaagcacttgctactcttgcagaggacccagatttgattcctggcaccaacatggcagctcacaaccatccataactccagttccaggggattcaatgctGTCATCtgatctctgtgggcaccaggcacacacacagcacatacagacatgtatgcaaaacacccaaacataaaattaaaaggaaaaaaaaaaagttccagagACCTAAACTCCCATTCTTTCCCTTCTCCTATCTTTTAggatcccaatacttgggaggcacaggcaggcagatctctgagttcaaggccagcctggtctacaaagccagaaCAAACAGACAGGGttgtgttacacagagaaaaccctgtgtGGAAAAACacgaacaaaacaaaaggaatagttgattcttttttttttttttttttttaatagttgattCTTAACACTATTCTCACTATTTTCTCTTGAGTATCCTAATGAGTCtcggtctaaaaaaaaaaaaaaagtaccaggtTTTAAACCCtggacaagggctggagagatggctcaaaggttaggagcactggctggctagtcttccaaaggtcctgaattcaattcccagcaactacatggtggctcacaaccatctatgagatttggtgcccccttctggactgcaggcctacatgcaggtggaacactgtatacataataaatatatctttaaaaacaaacaacaaaaaaccctgaacAAATGGCTCAAGTGCCTCCTTAACATATCAAACTGGCTGccgggttctcccagcatccctcagttcctATCTCAGTTACTGGATCCTCCTGGCTCCCATTCCCTGGTCCCAACCCTGAACTCTCTGGCCCAGGGGGCTGAGCtgcccttccctatataatccagccattttggttgTCTGCCCTCTCTGTACCTTTGGGCCTCTTAGCTGCTGCACCTGGTGcctttttctgccttctcctcctcctttccccacaTGGCCCAGCTCAGTCTAATCATGTCCACTTTgaactctcccagatgtccctgcctctggctacACTCTCCCTATTGTCTACAATAAACTCCACCACTGCACCTAGGCACAGTCATGTCttcctttttattccttttttcattcagaaagaaaagaaaaagagaacagtAATCTTCCACTTAAATACAAAACCATTTGTTTTATACAACTTATttaaaagtttgggcacaggacCTATCTCCAATTCTTCCATATCTAGTTTCCTTGATAAATAAAGACTGTTTTTGGCTCTCACAGCAAAGATGATTTTCAGGAAATAAAGCTACTTCCAGATAATTTAATAAAGTATTCTAAGTTGCAGGGACATTTTATAACTAAACTGGGCAGTAAACACAGAAGGttgatggctcagtagctaaaaaacttggctgcttttccagaggaccagaaggAGTCCTAGAACCCcacagggttttttgttgttattgttttattttttggttttgttttgtttttgaatttttttagcTCTGACTACACAGCTCCTGGACtatctttgtagaccaagctggtctcaaacagagatccacctgcctctgcctcccagactgctgggattacaggtgtgcgccaccgcacctggctttgattttcttttttgttggctttgttgttgttgttgagacagggtttctctgtgtagccttggctgtcctggccttgctttctagaccaggctggcctcatatttaagagatccgcctgcctctgccccctacaGGCCTGCGCCACCTCCCAGCTCTCAGAACTACTtttaactccaatttcaggggatATGAAGGTGCTTGCTCatagtgcacagacacacatgcattcatacctacaaaataaaaagtttaaacagaaaccttagggcctggagagatggatcaacaGTTAAGAATACtcattgcttttgcagagggtCCAGGTTTGGTTTCTGGCaccgacatggtggctcacagccatggttaactccagttccagtggatctaaagccaccttctgacctctgtgagcactaggcatgcagatgtacacatacatacctgtaggcaaaacattcatacgcATAAACcccaaaacatttttaaacaatttcttaAAGCTCTTACAATATCCTTACCCATAAAGTCAGTTCAGATGTCACCCATTCCAGATCATACATTTGTGATCCAGGCACTCAGGAGGATCACACACCAGTTCAAAGATAGCCTGCacagtcagttccaggacagtaaaggatacaaagcaagaccctgtctcaaaaatcttCCTATCTTCTAGCAGCAAGAGGGCTTGTAGTTTTGAAATAGGATCTCATGTAAGCGCAAGCCGGCCTCAAACTAGCTTTGAACCACTAACTGTCCTGACTTcagtctccacctcccaaatgctgagattacaggcatgcaacatTGAAGGTACCTTACATTACTATGGTTTGCAATGTGGCTACTTCAAATCTATCTCTGgggacttttgttgttgtttggttttttcacCTAGcccccccccctctttttttctgagacagggtgtctgtgtagtcttggctgtcctggactcattttgtagaccaggctggcctcaatatCTCAGctctccacctctgcctccctgagctctgggattaaaaggcatgcgccaccaagcctggctgacACTCTTTTCAGTAAATCTTTGACACTTTGTGAAGGTCGAGTTAATCTAGCAGCCCAAAGCCAACACACTTCTTCAACGAGATGAACAGAACTATCTCTGTAAGGAAAGGTATCACCACCTTCTGACTCACGCCACTTGGTTTGATTTGGGCAAATGAATCAATGCCTGAACTGACTGCTGTACAGACTCTTTAGAACTGTCTGCGATTAAGTTGAGAAAAATCGTCTCCCCAAAATAGGCCAGAATCACACACACAaccctgcccttttctgaaacTTCTATCAGTGATGCTCCCACGCTCTCACTCCCACCTGGGAGAAAGGCTGCCAAATTACTTGCTGCGTACCTAGTGGCGATGCAGACACGTCTAGAGCTCTAGGTCACGGCCACAACGTTTAAATCCATAGAAGAACTCTTTGAAGAGcgaccttctcctcctcccccgcCCAACCCCTGGCATTTCTAGCCCGGCTGCTGTGACCCCAGCCTCACCCAACGCCTGGCATTTCCATCTAGCCCGGCTGCTGTGACCCCAGCCTCATCACTCCCCGCAGTGCTCTTCCCTGCCTTCTGTCTCGTGATGTAGCCCCGTCGTCTGGGTTAGCTGAAGGACTCGGGGAGGCGGAGGGCACGGCCGAGGGCAGAAACCCCAAGGCCTGAGATTTAAAAGATTGGGACCCCGAGACACGCACAGGGCCCGggaacagggcccagagggctgCGACCGCAGGGCCGCTCGCCTCCTCC belongs to Meriones unguiculatus strain TT.TT164.6M chromosome 4, Bangor_MerUng_6.1, whole genome shotgun sequence and includes:
- the Rnf34 gene encoding E3 ubiquitin-protein ligase RNF34 isoform X2 — translated: MWASCCGLLNEVMGTGAVRGQQAGFPGGTGPFRFTPSSDFPTYPPAATEGPNIVCKACGLSFSVFRKKHVCYDCKKDFCSLCSVSQENLRRCSTCHLLQETAFQRPQLMRLKVKDLRQYLLLRNIPTDTCREKEDLVDLVLCHRGLGSGDDLDSSSLNSSRSQTSSFFTQSFFSNYTAPSATVSFQGELMDRDGTFRSEVLAQVQSEIASANTDDDDDDDDDDEDDDDEQEEEENLEEQNPGLSKKKVRASLSDLSSLEEVEGMSVRQLKEILARNFVNYSGCCEKWELVEKVNRLYRENEENQKSYGERMQLQDEEDDSLCRICMDAVIDCVLLECGHMVTCTKCGKRMSECPICRQYVVRAVHVFKS
- the Rnf34 gene encoding E3 ubiquitin-protein ligase RNF34 isoform X1, which produces MKAGATSMWASCCGLLNEVMGTGAVRGQQAGFPGGTGPFRFTPSSDFPTYPPAATEGPNIVCKACGLSFSVFRKKHVCYDCKKDFCSLCSVSQENLRRCSTCHLLQETAFQRPQLMRLKVKDLRQYLLLRNIPTDTCREKEDLVDLVLCHRGLGSGDDLDSSSLNSSRSQTSSFFTQSFFSNYTAPSATVSFQGELMDRDGTFRSEVLAQVQSEIASANTDDDDDDDDDDEDDDDEQEEEENLEEQNPGLSKKKVRASLSDLSSLEEVEGMSVRQLKEILARNFVNYSGCCEKWELVEKVNRLYRENEENQKSYGERMQLQDEEDDSLCRICMDAVIDCVLLECGHMVTCTKCGKRMSECPICRQYVVRAVHVFKS